In the genome of Diaphorobacter sp. HDW4A, the window CAGCTCCTGAGCAACGAACTTGTCCAGAGCCTGCGGATCCAAATACGTCGCAAATGCACCTTGGTCTTCGAGCTTCTTCCGGTAGATGTCGCTGTCGACGATCTTTTTTACTGCGACGGTCAATTTCTGAATGATTTCCGGCGGCGTTCCGGCAGGAGCGAACAGCGCAAACCAGGACTCCACTTGGTAGCTAGGCATGCCGGCCTCGGCGGAGGTCGGCACCTCCGGCAGAGATGAATGTCGCTTGGGACCGGTGAATGCCAGAGCTTTCAGATTGCCCGCGCGGACCTGGCCAATGACCGACGGCGGCGTCGTCACGAAGAGGTCTACCTGTCCACTGATCAGATCGGCGATCACCGGACCCGCGCCTTTGTAAGGGACGTGCGTCATTGGCACATCCGCCTGTTTGCCTAGCAGTGCCCCGGCGATATGCTGGATGGAGCCATTGCCGGAGGACGCGTAAAACAAGCCGCGACCATCCTTCCTGCCATAGGCGACAAGCTCGCTCAGGCTCCGGACTGGCACCTTTCCGGACACGGCCACGATGTGGGGCGCACGCATGACTAGGGCCACGGAACTGAAGTCCAACGGCTTCCAGCGAACCTGCGAGAACAGCGCCGGATTGCCGACGTGGTAGCCTGAGTATTGAAGCAGCAGGGTATAGCCATCGGCCTTGGCGCGAGCTACGGCCTCGGTGCCGATGTTGCCGCTAGCGCCGGGCTTGTTGTCCACGACCACCGGTTGACCAAGATCCTTGGCGAGTTGCTCGCCAATCAGCCGCGCCACGATGTCCGTCGACCCGGCGGCGGCGCTAGGAACGACGATCGTGATCGGACGACTGGGATAGACATCTGCCGCCCCTGCTAGAGATGCGGCGGCCGAGATGCAGAAAGCTGCCAGGGCAGCCATACCGTTTCGTTTCATGCTTGTCTCCTCTTTATTGAAGGCGCGGCGGACTTTCGCCGCTCTATTGGGTTGCAGGAAAACTCGTAATGGAGGGTGCGAGCTTCAGGCTGCCGAGTTAGCGAACAGCGTCTCCATCTCTTGGCGTAGCTTGAATGCCGAGAGATCGCGGTCGATCTCGACGTCGTCCCAGGTAAGGGACTGATCCTTAGCGACAGACCGGCGCAGCTTGAGGTTGTGTGCCAACCCCAGTGGCAGGCACCCAAGACGAAGGGACTCGCGCGCCGATTTGATCTTGCCGAAGACGGTGTAGCCGCCCTCTCCATCGAGCAGTTCGCCCGGCTTGAGATCACGCTTGGCCGTGGCCACCACGTCGGCGTTGAAGTGCCGCGCTACGCCAGTGGGCTCACCGCGTAGCCCCACACTTGCCACGGAAATGCCTAGTTCCAGCCCGATCAGGTGCCACTTCTTGTACTGCACCATGCACTGGCCATTCGGGTCAGTGAATACTTGGTATTCCTTGAAGCAGCGGCGGATGTATTCGTTGGGAGCTTCCACGCACACCCATACACCCTTGCGAATGTCGTAGCCCACAGAACTACCGTCAGTATTGAGTGAGGACACGACATCAACCACGCCCTTTTTGGACAGCACACCACCGTCTTCGCGCAAGCGCATCACGGTAGGGATCTGCTCCACCGATGCGGGTGCAAAGCTCAGCCCCTCATCGGGTGCCAGCAGTCCAGTGGCATTGGCAATAGCAGTGCTTTCGATGGCAGGCTTGGAGCCGTCCAGGAAAGCATTGAACATCTTTGGGTTCATGCCACCGAGGCGTGCCTGCTCAGCCGTCACACCCCAGTGGTCCCAGACCGTATCCGGCGTAGATTCGCGGAACTTTGGCAGCCACTTGTGACCGCGCCCAGCAGCCACGATAGGAAAGCCGCAGGTCCGAGCCCAATCCACCAGTTCGCAGGCCAAGCCCGGCTGGTCGCCATAGGCCAGCGAGTACACAACACCGGCCTGCCGTGCGCGGTGTGCCAGCAGCGGCCCACAAAAGGCATCGGCCTCCACGGTCACGTTGATCACATGCTTGCCGTGCTTGAACGCTTCCAAACAGTGATCCACCGCTGCGATCGGATTGCCCGTGCATTCAATCACGATGTCGATACTGGGATGCGCCACAAGCGCCTGCCAGTCGTCCCCCACGTGGGTAGTGCCGCTACGCACTGCATCATCGATCGAGGCAGCCTGGGCGCGCTCAGGCTCCCAGTGCACGCGTGCCAGGTTGGCGTGGGCACTCGCTGGCGACAGATCGGCAATGCCCACCAGATGCACGCCAGGCGTTCGTGGCACCTGAGCCAAGTACATGGAGCCGAATTTTCCGGCGCCAATCAGGCCTACGCGCAGCGGTTTGCCTTGTTCTGCACGAGCGAGAAGCTGAAGATGAAAGTTCATGGTGTTGTTTGCTTGAGGAAAGAGGGCATCGGCGCGCTTCAGGTGCGCTCCTGGGCCAGAAAATCGAGATCACAGCCGTCGGGTGCCTGCGTAACGGTGCGCTGGTACAACCCCCGGTAGCCGCCCTGCTTGGGCTGCAGAGGCTTCACTGCAGCAAGTCGGCGCGCGACCTCCTCTGGCTCGACCAGCAGGTCGATGGTCTTGTTAGCCACCGATAGGCGGATACGGTCGCCGTTCTGCACCGCCGCCAGCGGTCCGCCCGCAGCCGCCTCGGGCGCGACGTGCAGCACGATGGTTCCGTAGGCCGTACCGCTCATGCGCGCATCGGAGATGCGCACCATGTCCTTGACACCTGCGCGTGCCAGCTTGGAGGGAATGGGCAAGTAGCCCGCCTCCGGCATGCCTGCAGCGAGCGGACCAGCGTTCTTGAGCACCAGGACGTCATCGGCGTTCACGTCCAGGTCAGGGCTGTCGATGCGCGCTGCTAGGTCCTCAAGGCTCTCGAAAACCACAGCGCGACCTTCGGTTTCGAACAACGCAGGCGTGGCGGCAGCGCGCTTGAAGATGGCGCCTTCTGGCGCAAGACTTCCTTGCAGTGCGATCAGCCCGCCCACCGGGGAAACAGGAGCATCGAAGCTCCGGATCACCTTACGATCCACCCAGCCCTGCGGTTCGTCCAAACGCTCGCGCAGCGTGCGGCCGTCGATCGTCAGGCAGTCCAGGTGCAGCAGTGGACGCAGCTCGCGCAGCACCGCACCCATGCCGCCGGCAGCGTGGAAGTCCTCCATGTATCCCTCACCCACGGGCTTGAGGTCCACCAGCACTGGCGTTTCATCGGAGATCTGGTTCAGCCGCTCGGCCGGGATGCGAATACCCAGACGCCCTGCGACGGCTGTCAGATGGATGATGGCGTTGGTCGATCCCCCCAGAGCCATTAGGACACGGAAGGCGTTCTCCACCGACTGCTCGGTGATGATCTGCGAGGGCAGGATCGGCTGATGGGCGAGGCGCACCGCAGCCTTGCCCGTCTCCTCAGCAGCCACCAGCCGCTGCGAGTCCACAGCCGGAATAGCTGCTGTGCCAGGTAAAGCGATGCCCAGAGCCTCCGTCAGGCAGGCCATGGTGCTGGCCGTGCCCATGACGGCGCAGGTGCCGGCGGTGGTCGCAAGGCGAGTCTCGACAATCTGGATCTCACTCTGATCGATCTCACCCGCACGGAACTTGCCCCAGAAGCGTCGGCAGTCGGTGCAGGCACCCAGACGTTCTCCTTTGTGGCGCCCTGTGGACATCGGGCCGGTCACCAGTTGAATCGCAGGGCGCCCGGCCGAAGCCGCGCCCATCAGCTGCGCAGGGACAGTCTTATCGCAACCGCCGATCAGCACCACAGCATCCATCGGCTGAGCGCGAACCATCTCCTCGACGTCCATGGACATGAGGTTCCGATAGACCATACTGGTCGGGTTCAGGAACACTTCACCCAACGAAACAGTCGGGAAGGCTCGGGGCAGCCCGCCCGCGGCCAGAACGCCGCGCGAGACCGCTTCCACCAATTGCGGCATGTAGCGGTGACAGTTGTTGAAATCGCTGGGCGAAGCAGCGATTCCGATCACAGGACGCGACAGTAACTCGCCCGAGATGCCCATGGAATGAGCCATGGAGCGGCGCAGGTAACGTGCGAAGTCACGATCACCGTAGTTTGTCAGGCCATTGTCCAGGCCCAGAGGTTCAGACATGGTTTGCTCCTTTGTGCGCCGGGTCGGCCTGGAAACTCACATCGAGAAGGTCTTCATAGAAGGCGACCATCGCGCCCTTGTCTTTGGCGCCGTGTCCTGCCAGCAGGCTCATCTGGTAAGTGGCCGTGGCGGCTGCCAGCACCGGCATGGGCACACAGTGGCGGGCCCCCAGCTCGGCCGCGCTCACCAAATCCTTGTAGGCCGCCTGTAACGGGTAACCGTCACCAAAGTTGCGCTCGAGAATGCGCGGCAAGAAAAACTCCGAGGCATAGCTTCGGCCCGTTCCGCTGTTGATGATCGAAGTCACCTTGGCCGGGTCCAAGCCCATATGGCGCGACATCGGCAGGATTTCGGCCAGGGCAGCGCAATGAATGTCGAAGAGCAACTGGTTGACCAGCTTCGCCAGCTGGCCGCTGCCGGCTGGCCCCATGAACAGAATGTTGTTGCCCATGCGCGCCAGCCAGGGGTACACCGCGTCGAAGACA includes:
- a CDS encoding NAD(P)H-dependent oxidoreductase, which translates into the protein MNFHLQLLARAEQGKPLRVGLIGAGKFGSMYLAQVPRTPGVHLVGIADLSPASAHANLARVHWEPERAQAASIDDAVRSGTTHVGDDWQALVAHPSIDIVIECTGNPIAAVDHCLEAFKHGKHVINVTVEADAFCGPLLAHRARQAGVVYSLAYGDQPGLACELVDWARTCGFPIVAAGRGHKWLPKFRESTPDTVWDHWGVTAEQARLGGMNPKMFNAFLDGSKPAIESTAIANATGLLAPDEGLSFAPASVEQIPTVMRLREDGGVLSKKGVVDVVSSLNTDGSSVGYDIRKGVWVCVEAPNEYIRRCFKEYQVFTDPNGQCMVQYKKWHLIGLELGISVASVGLRGEPTGVARHFNADVVATAKRDLKPGELLDGEGGYTVFGKIKSARESLRLGCLPLGLAHNLKLRRSVAKDQSLTWDDVEIDRDLSAFKLRQEMETLFANSAA
- a CDS encoding NAD(P)-dependent oxidoreductase, with product MTEQTIRTTVGFIGLGQMGKPMALRLIHEDTDLRVTSKIQDAYPQLQAQGATPVESTGQLANAQIIFLSLPGVNAIRDVLFGPEGLAQLLRPGTIVVDTSTVEHGATLEFHERLAKLGVDFLDAPVSGMQSRAEAGTLTIMCGGEQRVFDAVYPWLARMGNNILFMGPAGSGQLAKLVNQLLFDIHCAALAEILPMSRHMGLDPAKVTSIINSGTGRSYASEFFLPRILERNFGDGYPLQAAYKDLVSAAELGARHCVPMPVLAAATATYQMSLLAGHGAKDKGAMVAFYEDLLDVSFQADPAHKGANHV
- a CDS encoding IlvD/Edd family dehydratase translates to MSEPLGLDNGLTNYGDRDFARYLRRSMAHSMGISGELLSRPVIGIAASPSDFNNCHRYMPQLVEAVSRGVLAAGGLPRAFPTVSLGEVFLNPTSMVYRNLMSMDVEEMVRAQPMDAVVLIGGCDKTVPAQLMGAASAGRPAIQLVTGPMSTGRHKGERLGACTDCRRFWGKFRAGEIDQSEIQIVETRLATTAGTCAVMGTASTMACLTEALGIALPGTAAIPAVDSQRLVAAEETGKAAVRLAHQPILPSQIITEQSVENAFRVLMALGGSTNAIIHLTAVAGRLGIRIPAERLNQISDETPVLVDLKPVGEGYMEDFHAAGGMGAVLRELRPLLHLDCLTIDGRTLRERLDEPQGWVDRKVIRSFDAPVSPVGGLIALQGSLAPEGAIFKRAAATPALFETEGRAVVFESLEDLAARIDSPDLDVNADDVLVLKNAGPLAAGMPEAGYLPIPSKLARAGVKDMVRISDARMSGTAYGTIVLHVAPEAAAGGPLAAVQNGDRIRLSVANKTIDLLVEPEEVARRLAAVKPLQPKQGGYRGLYQRTVTQAPDGCDLDFLAQERT
- a CDS encoding tripartite tricarboxylate transporter substrate binding protein, encoding MKRNGMAALAAFCISAAASLAGAADVYPSRPITIVVPSAAAGSTDIVARLIGEQLAKDLGQPVVVDNKPGASGNIGTEAVARAKADGYTLLLQYSGYHVGNPALFSQVRWKPLDFSSVALVMRAPHIVAVSGKVPVRSLSELVAYGRKDGRGLFYASSGNGSIQHIAGALLGKQADVPMTHVPYKGAGPVIADLISGQVDLFVTTPPSVIGQVRAGNLKALAFTGPKRHSSLPEVPTSAEAGMPSYQVESWFALFAPAGTPPEIIQKLTVAVKKIVDSDIYRKKLEDQGAFATYLDPQALDKFVAQELATWRQVIKDNGIKAE